The following are encoded together in the Nymphaea colorata isolate Beijing-Zhang1983 chromosome 14, ASM883128v2, whole genome shotgun sequence genome:
- the LOC116267435 gene encoding mitochondrial import inner membrane translocase subunit TIM14-2-like, with the protein MATPLVTGLSVAAAALGGKYLIRAYNAYKVRPSCMRQFYEGGFKPVMNRREAALILGVREHAEIERIKEAHRRVMVANHPDGGGSHYMASKINEAKDLLSGKTRSSGSAF; encoded by the exons ATG GCAACTCCTCTAGTTACTGGATTGTCAGTAGCAGCTGCTGCTTTGGGTGGTAAATATTTGATCCGAGCTTATAATGCTTACAAAGTGCGCCCTTCTTGCATGCGGCAATTCTATGAAGGTGGATTTAAACCTGTTATGAATAGAAGAGAAGCTGCATTGATCCTTGGAGTGAG GGAACACGCTGAAATTGAGAGGATTAAAGAGGCACACAGAAGAGTCATGGTTGCAAATCACCCAGATGGCGGTGGGAGCCATTATATGGCTTCCAAAATAAACGAGGCAAAGGATCTTCTAAGTGGTAAAACGAGGAGTTCTGGATCTGCCTTCTAG
- the LOC116267552 gene encoding uncharacterized protein LOC116267552 translates to MAANGSSPVENDNSLDRIKRQLAAGSGRNLLQGPLLKRSETLRKWNERWVILDPTTGKMEYKTRRNEPAIKGTIIFDANSTISISPVNFHGLPKYEGCCFYIGTPQKKDYFLCAETPGAARAWVSTLHAAQLVLRAHREAVNSLSGNGSSRLGTVATVVAAANSTAAEASKEIEAAMQISMKTALSMLTNKTKEGQMDDLSIMKETLRVKDEELQHLAREIRARDATIKEIAEKLTDTAEAAEAAASAAHTMDEARRAACTEIERLKKEADLQLESSLSKLRVFEERIEGLSKERDELWKQRNSALQEAQLWRSELAKAREHAVILEAAVVRADERVRVAEADAETKVKDALEKEMAAMKEKEDLLAYVKLLQSQIQRQPSNVAHVFEEKTESCSNADTTPPLTKHVDSLESNVDKACLSVSKSIAVAVEEVNFPAVGETEWSDFQVGGARIADVREISPEAEGNSMDIPVVGPPVNDPSGGSSQP, encoded by the exons ATGGCGGCAAATGGAAGTTCTCCT GTGGAGAATGATAATAGTTTGGACAGGATCAAGAGGCAGCTGGCTGCTGGTTCGGGGAGGAACTTACTGCAAGGACCACTTCTGAAACGATCTGAAACG CTGCGCAAATGGAATGAACGATGGGTGATCTTAGATCCAACTACCGGAAAGATGGAATACAA GACAAGGAGAAATGAGCCGGCTATTAAGGGGACAATTATATTTGATGCGAATAGCACAATCTCTATTTCTCCTGTTAATTTTCA TGGGCTGCCAAAGTATGAGGGTTGCTGTTTCT ATATTGGGACACCTCAGAAAAAAGACTACTTCCTTTGTGCAGAAACCCCTGGTGCAGCTAGAGCTTGGGTATCCACTTTACA TGCAGCACAGCTGGTGTTAAGGGCTCATAGAGAGGCAGTCAATTCCTTGAGTGGCAATGGTTCTTCCAGATTAGGAACTGTTGCAACTGTGGTTGCTGCAGCCAACTCAACAGCAGCAGAAGCATCTAAAGAAATCGAAGCAGCAATGCAGATATCAATGAAAACAGCTCTCAGTATGTTGACAAATAAAACAAAGGAAGGTCAAATGGATGATTTATCAATCATGAAG GAGACACTTCGAGTAAAAGACGAAGAGTTGCAACATTTGGCCAGAGAAATACGTGCTCGAGATGCAACAATAAAAGAGATTGCTGAGAAATTAACTGACACTGCAGAAGCTGCAGAAGCTGCTGCATCTGCTGCTCATACAATGGATGAAGCGCGAAGGGCTGCTTGTACAGAAATTGAACGTCTTAAAAAGGAAGCAGACCTACAGTTGGAGTCTTCTTTGTCAAAG CTGCGAGTCTTTGAAGAAAGGATAGAGGGTTTAAGTAAAGAACGGGATGAACTTTGGAAGCAAAGAAATTCTGCTCTTCAAGAAGCACAATTATGGCGCTCTGAGCTTGCAAAAGCCAGGGAACATGCTGTTATACTAGAAGCTGCTGTAGTAAGGGCTGATGAAAGAGTTAGAGTTGCAGAAGCTGATGCTGAAACTAAGGTTAAGGATgctttagaaaaagagatggcagccatgaaagagaaagaagatcTTCTTGCATATGTGAAACTTTTGCAGTCACAAATTCAGAG ACAACCAAGCAATGTGGCGCATGTCTTTGAAGAGAAAACAGAATCATGCTCAAATGCTGACACCACCCCTCCACTGACAAAGCATGTAGACTCGTTGGAGAGCAATGTGGACAAAGCTTGTTTGAGTGTCTCAAAGTCAATCGCGGTGGCAGTGGAAGAAGTCAACTTTCCGGCAGTTGGCGAAACTGAATGGAGTGATTTTCAGGTAGGAGGTGCAAGGATTGCTGATGTCAGGGAAATCTCCCCTGAAGCAGAAGGAAACAGCATGGATATTCCAGTCGTCGGTCCTCCAGTGAATGATCCGAGTGGTGGTTCATCTCAACCATGA
- the LOC116267525 gene encoding protein argonaute 2-like isoform X1, whose amino-acid sequence MESQRRGRGGGGRGRGGRRGGAGGEGGGGGRRGGAGGEGRGTGGGGRGGEFYRGRGGGNGEFNGGRGGGNSSSEGSWGRRGWEFVEGRREAGGNFDGGRGGGNSSSEGSWGRRGWEFVEGRREAGGNFDGGRGGGNSSSEGSWGRRGWEFVEGRREAGGNFDGGRGGGMRGGFSRGGALGRGGGGNFVGGSSGGGDAWGRGGGEKGGGAGGSGAGGSSAGGAASIKGGGGGGCPVTQKLEPPTSQLSLLRLSGETSGVSVLKPVDRPDSGGTRCSRSILLLANHFRVEFDPNRSIYHYDVTVASVKENAGEGSSTAALGTGTNARVSKSDTRLVVKRVFADNPRFFSALQVGYDGEKSMYSPRPLQEGSYTVKISKGTDLREYKCTLKFAAKIDLVHLYKYLERSTTATIENAIQALEVVMREYPANCRIARGRNFYSAAEVTDLGSGVKALNGFFQSLRPTAQGLALNVDFSVMTFYKSIPVIDFLDQNLGLQLNSAPVCMNGYEMRKWEKILKGLKVRVTHRNTNEVTYTIFGLSKRSAREETFDLFDVRGRSSNKNNAGSTTARNPKKATTIEKYFYDQYKVQLKYWYLPCLNLSKKSATYVPMELCVLAEGQRFSIENLSKDALKWLRGLTNINPRVRLDRIMQIVSSHDGPWGGEVAKQFGLSGTANLTEVQGRVLDPPDLKAGQDKRVKLDQNCQWNLLHYQLYDPKAISCWAIISFVPPNRSKSTNQISQFAQALTSRCYDIGISIAQNPLDLRCVDINCLSDQDQLRRLLKDIAAKCNNNLQVLICVIAYKHAGYKVLKLISETEVGIMTQCCLGNNIERPNSQYLANLALKINAKVGGSNVALTSTPKAQCLSKDMHVMFMGADVNHPSPRDKVSPSIAAVVATMNWPAANIYEATIRSQDNRKEKIVNLGDMCIELAQMYHERNRKYAEKVVFFRDGVSEGQFNMVLNEELDVIKEAFASISYNPSITLIVAQKRHRTRLFPADRRDATKQGNVPPGTIVDTKIVHVKEFDFFLCSHYGLLGTSKPTHYHVLLDENVFSSDELQTLVYNLCFTFARCTKPVSLVPPVYYADLVAYRGRLYYDGWLEAHSSSSSSSSSSPFGFDHEMFPKLHRNIKHNMFFG is encoded by the exons ATGGAGAGTCAgcggagaggaagaggaggaggcgGAAGAGGTAGAGGAGGTAGAAGAGGAGGAGCAGGTggagaagggggaggaggaggtaGAAGAGGAGGAGCAGGTGGAGAAGGGAGAGGTAcagggggaggaggaagaggtggAGAATTCTATCGCGGCAGAGGAGGAGgtaatggagaattcaatggtggaagaggaggaggaaactCCAGCAGCGAAGGCTCGTGGGGAAGAAGAGGCTGGGAATTCGTTGAAGGAAGGAGAGAAGCAGGTGGAAACTTCGATGGTGGACGAGGAGGTGGAAACTCCAGCAGCGAAGGCTCGTGGGGAAGAAGAGGCTGGGAATTCGTTGAAGGAAGGAGAGAAGCAGGTGGAAACTTCGATGGTGGACGAGGAGGTGGAAACTCCAGCAGCGAAGGCTCGTGGGGAAGAAGAGGCTGGGAATTCGTTGAAGGAAGGAGAGAAGCAGGTGGAAACTTCGATGGTGGACGAGGAGGTGGAATGAGAGGGGGGTTCAGCAGAGGAGGGGCCTTGGGAAGAGGAGGTGGTGGGAATTTCGTTGGTGGAAGCTCCGGCGGTGGAGATGCTTGGGGAAGAGGAGGTGGTGAAAAAGGAGGAGGTGCTGGAGGCTCCGGTGCTGGAGGCTCCAGTGCTGGAGGTGCAGCATCAataaaaggaggaggaggaggaggatgccCAGTTACTCAGAAGCTCG AGCCACCAACTTCCCAGCTGAGCCTCCTGCGTTTATCTGGAGAAACTTCCGGAGTTTCAGTCTTGAAACCGGTGGACAGGCCGGATTCCGGTGGAACTCGCTGTTCCCGATCCATACTGCTCCTTGCTAACCACTTCCGCGTGGAATTCGATCCCAACCGTAGCATCTATCACTATGATGTCACGGTAGCATCTGTGAAGGAGAATGCAGGAGAAGGATCATCGACCGCAGCATTAGGTACTGGAACTAATGCCCGGGTAAGCAAATCCGACACCCGCTTGGTTGTGAAGAGGGTTTTTGCAGACAATCCACGGTTTTTTTCGGCCCTGCAAGTTGGCTATGATGGAGAAAAGAGTATGTATAGTCCAAGGCCATTGCAGGAAGGCTCGTACACGGTGAAGATATCAAAAGGCACCGATCTCCGTGAGTACAAATGCACCTTAAAATTTGCAGCCAAGATCGATCTCGTTCATCTCTATAAGTATTTGGAGCGGTCGACAACCGCCACGATTGAGAATGCAATCCAAGCACTTGAAGTTGTCATGAGGGAGTACCCTGCTAATTGCAGAATTGCTCGTGGCCGAAACTTTTACTCCGCGGCTGAAGTCACTGATCTAGGGAGTGGTGTTAAAGCATTGAACGGTTTCTTTCAGAGCCTCCGGCCGACGGCGCAGGGCTTAGCTCTCAATGTGGACTTCTCAGTCATGACTTTTTATAAGAGCATTCCAGTGATTGATTTCCTTGATCAGAATTTGGGCCTGCAACTCAATAGTGCACCTGTTTGCATGAATGGTTATGAAATGAGGAAATGGGAGAAAATCCTGAAGGGTCTGAAGGTAAGAGTTACTCACAGAAATACGAACGAGGTGACATACACCATATTCGGTTTATCGAAGCGGTCAGCTAGGGAGGAAACGTTTGATCTCTTTGATGTCAGAGGTAGATCTTCGAACAAGAACAATGCCGGGAGCACAACTGCCAGAAATCCTAAGAAGGCAACAACAATCGAGAAGTATTTCTATGACCAATACAAGGTGCAATTAAAATATTGGTACCTCCCCTGCTTAAATTTGAGCAAGAAGTCTGCTACCTATGTGCCTATGGAGTTATGTGTCTTGGCGGAGGGGCAAAGATTTTCAATAGAAAATTTATCAAAAGATGCTCTCAAGTGGCTGAGAGGTTTGACAAACATAAATCCGAGGGTTAGACTCGATAGAATCATGCAAATTGTCTCCTCACACGACGGGCCGTGGGG AGGAGAAGTGGCTAAACAATTTGGCCTATCAGGCACTGCAAATCTAACAGAAGTGCAAGGAAGGGTTCTCGATCCTCCAGATCTGAAGGCAGGTCAAGATAAAAGAGTGAAGTTAGATCAAAACTGCCAGTGGAACCTGTTGCACTATCAGCTATATGATCCCAAGGCAATCAGTTGCTGGGCTATCATCAGTTTTGTGCCACCCAACAGATCCAAAAGCACcaatcagatttctcagtttGCTCAAGCATTGACTTCGAGATGCTATGACATTGGTATTAGCATAGCACAAAATCCACTGGACCTCCGTTGCGTAGACATAAATTGCTTATCTGACCAGGATCAACTTCGAAGGCTTCTTAAGGATATTGCAGCCAAGTGCAATAACAATCTGCAGGTACTAATTTGTGTCATAGCCTATAAGCATGCGGGCTACAAGGTTCTTAAGCTTATAAGTGAAACCGAGGTCGGTATCATGACCCAGTGTTGTCTTGGGAACAACATTGAGAGGCCAAACTCACAGTACCTTGCTAACCTTGCTCTCAAGATCAATGCAAAAGTTGGTGGTAGCAATGTGGCCCTCACCAGTACTCCAAAGGCACAGTGTCTTAGCAAGGACATGCATGTCATGTTCATGGGTGCTGATGTGAACCATCCGAGCCCACGGGACAAGGTCAGCCCTTCCATTGCTGCTGTTGTGGCCACCATGAATTGGCCTGCCGCTAACATTTACGAGGCCACGATTAGGTCTCAGGACAACCGTAAGGAAAAGATTGTGAATCTTGGTGATATGTGCATAGAGCTTGCACAGATGTATCacgagagaaacagaaaatatgCAGAAAAGGTTGTCTTTTTCCGGGATGGTGTTAGTGAAGGGCAATTCAACATGGTGCTCAATGAGGAGTTGGATGTGATCAAGGAGGCTTTTGCAAGTATTAGCTATAATCCATCTATAACGCTAATTGTTGCCCAGAAACGGCACCGCACACGACTTTTTCCTGCAGATCGTCGGGATGCGACAAAGCAAGGCAATGTGCCTCCAGGGACCATAGTTGATACAAAGATTGTTCATGTGAAGGAGTTTGATTTCTTTCTCTGCAGTCACTATGGACTGTTGGGGACAAGCAAGCCTACACATTACCACGTCTTGTTGGATGAAAATGTGTTCTCATCTGATGAATTGCAGACACTGGTGTACAATCTGTGCTTCACGTTTGCCAGGTGCACCAAGCCAGTATCTTTGGTACCACCAGTATATTATGCAGACCTGGTGGCATACAGAGGGCGCTTATACTATGATGGGTGGTTGGAAGCacattcttcctcctcctcatcatcatcatcttcacctTTTGGATTTGACCATGAAATGTTCCCCAAGCTACACCGCAACATAAAACATAACATGTTCTTTGGATGA
- the LOC116267525 gene encoding protein argonaute 2-like isoform X2, whose amino-acid sequence MESQWRGGRGGRRGRGGGADGEFNGGGRGGRGGELNLGRGGRGGSCSSGGRGGGGFNGGREGRSSSSEGSWERRGRDSVEGRRGAGGNFDGERRGGMRGGFSRGGALGRGGGGNFVGGSSGGGDAWGKGGGDFFGEKGGGAGGSGAGGSSAGSAASIKGGGGCPVTQKLEPPTSQLSLLRLSGETSGVSVLKPVDRPDSGGTRCSRSILLLANHFRVEFDPNRSIYHYDVTVASVKENAGEGSSTAALGTGTNARVSKSDTRLVVKRVFADNPRFFSALQVGYDGEKSMYSPRPLQEGSYTVKISKGTDLREYKCTLKFAAKIDLVHLYKYLERSTTATIENAIQALEVVMREYPANCRIARGRNFYSAAEVTDLGSGVKALNGFFQSLRPTAQGLALNVDFSVMTFYKSIPVIDFLDQNLGLQLNSAPVCMNGYEMRKWEKILKGLKVRVTHRNTNEVTYTIFGLSKRSAREETFDLFDVRGRSSNKNNAGSTTARNPKKATTIEKYFYDQYKVQLKYWYLPCLNLSKKSATYVPMELCVLAEGQRFSIENLSKDALKWLRGLTNINPRVRLDRIMQIVSSHDGPWGGEVAKQFGLSGTANLTEVQGRVLDPPDLKAGQDKRVKLDQNCQWNLLHYQLYDPKAISCWAIISFVPPNRSKSTNQISQFAQALTSRCYDIGISIAQNPLDLRCVDINCLSDQDQLRRLLKDIAAKCNNNLQVLICVIAYKHAGYKVLKLISETEVGIMTQCCLGNNIERPNSQYLANLALKINAKVGGSNVALTSTPKAQCLSKDMHVMFMGADVNHPSPRDKVSPSIAAVVATMNWPAANIYEATIRSQDNRKEKIVNLGDMCIELAQMYHERNRKYAEKVVFFRDGVSEGQFNMVLNEELDVIKEAFASISYNPSITLIVAQKRHRTRLFPADRRDATKQGNVPPGTIVDTKIVHVKEFDFFLCSHYGLLGTSKPTHYHVLLDENVFSSDELQTLVYNLCFTFARCTKPVSLVPPVYYADLVAYRGRLYYDGWLEAHSSSSSSSSSSPFGFDHEMFPKLHRNIKHNMFFG is encoded by the exons aTGGAGAGTCAgtggagaggaggaagaggagggagaagaggtagaggaggaggagcagatggagaattcaatggtggagggagaggaggaagaggtggAGAATTGAATCTCGGAaggggaggaagaggaggaagctgCAGCAGTGGAGGAAGAGGTGGTGGAGGATTCAACGGTGGAAGGGAAGGACGAAGCTCCAGCAGCGAAGGCTCGTGGGAAAGAAGAGGTCGGGACTCCGTTGAAGGAAGGAGAGGAGCAGGTGGAAACTTCGATGGTGAACGAAGAGGTGGAATGAGAGGGGGGTTCAGCAGAGGAGGGGCCTTGGGAAGAGGAGGTGGTGGGAATTTCGTTGGTGGAAGCTCCGGCGGTGGAGATGCTTGGGGAAAAGGAGGTGGGGACTTCTTTGGTGAAAAAGGTGGAGGTGCTGGAGGCTCCGGTGCTGGAGGCTCCAGTGCTGGAAGTGCAGCATCAataaaaggaggaggaggatgccCAGTTACTCAGAAGCTCG AGCCACCAACTTCCCAGCTGAGCCTCCTGCGTTTATCTGGAGAAACTTCCGGAGTTTCAGTCTTGAAACCGGTGGACAGGCCGGATTCCGGTGGAACTCGCTGTTCCCGATCCATACTGCTCCTTGCTAACCACTTCCGCGTGGAATTCGATCCCAACCGTAGCATCTATCACTATGATGTCACGGTAGCATCTGTGAAGGAGAATGCAGGAGAAGGATCATCGACCGCAGCATTAGGTACTGGAACTAATGCCCGGGTAAGCAAATCCGACACCCGCTTGGTTGTGAAGAGGGTTTTTGCAGACAATCCACGGTTTTTTTCGGCCCTGCAAGTTGGCTATGATGGAGAAAAGAGTATGTATAGTCCAAGGCCATTGCAGGAAGGCTCGTACACGGTGAAGATATCAAAAGGCACCGATCTCCGTGAGTACAAATGCACCTTAAAATTTGCAGCCAAGATCGATCTCGTTCATCTCTATAAGTATTTGGAGCGGTCGACAACCGCCACGATTGAGAATGCAATCCAAGCACTTGAAGTTGTCATGAGGGAGTACCCTGCTAATTGCAGAATTGCTCGTGGCCGAAACTTTTACTCCGCGGCTGAAGTCACTGATCTAGGGAGTGGTGTTAAAGCATTGAACGGTTTCTTTCAGAGCCTCCGGCCGACGGCGCAGGGCTTAGCTCTCAATGTGGACTTCTCAGTCATGACTTTTTATAAGAGCATTCCAGTGATTGATTTCCTTGATCAGAATTTGGGCCTGCAACTCAATAGTGCACCTGTTTGCATGAATGGTTATGAAATGAGGAAATGGGAGAAAATCCTGAAGGGTCTGAAGGTAAGAGTTACTCACAGAAATACGAACGAGGTGACATACACCATATTCGGTTTATCGAAGCGGTCAGCTAGGGAGGAAACGTTTGATCTCTTTGATGTCAGAGGTAGATCTTCGAACAAGAACAATGCCGGGAGCACAACTGCCAGAAATCCTAAGAAGGCAACAACAATCGAGAAGTATTTCTATGACCAATACAAGGTGCAATTAAAATATTGGTACCTCCCCTGCTTAAATTTGAGCAAGAAGTCTGCTACCTATGTGCCTATGGAGTTATGTGTCTTGGCGGAGGGGCAAAGATTTTCAATAGAAAATTTATCAAAAGATGCTCTCAAGTGGCTGAGAGGTTTGACAAACATAAATCCGAGGGTTAGACTCGATAGAATCATGCAAATTGTCTCCTCACACGACGGGCCGTGGGG AGGAGAAGTGGCTAAACAATTTGGCCTATCAGGCACTGCAAATCTAACAGAAGTGCAAGGAAGGGTTCTCGATCCTCCAGATCTGAAGGCAGGTCAAGATAAAAGAGTGAAGTTAGATCAAAACTGCCAGTGGAACCTGTTGCACTATCAGCTATATGATCCCAAGGCAATCAGTTGCTGGGCTATCATCAGTTTTGTGCCACCCAACAGATCCAAAAGCACcaatcagatttctcagtttGCTCAAGCATTGACTTCGAGATGCTATGACATTGGTATTAGCATAGCACAAAATCCACTGGACCTCCGTTGCGTAGACATAAATTGCTTATCTGACCAGGATCAACTTCGAAGGCTTCTTAAGGATATTGCAGCCAAGTGCAATAACAATCTGCAGGTACTAATTTGTGTCATAGCCTATAAGCATGCGGGCTACAAGGTTCTTAAGCTTATAAGTGAAACCGAGGTCGGTATCATGACCCAGTGTTGTCTTGGGAACAACATTGAGAGGCCAAACTCACAGTACCTTGCTAACCTTGCTCTCAAGATCAATGCAAAAGTTGGTGGTAGCAATGTGGCCCTCACCAGTACTCCAAAGGCACAGTGTCTTAGCAAGGACATGCATGTCATGTTCATGGGTGCTGATGTGAACCATCCGAGCCCACGGGACAAGGTCAGCCCTTCCATTGCTGCTGTTGTGGCCACCATGAATTGGCCTGCCGCTAACATTTACGAGGCCACGATTAGGTCTCAGGACAACCGTAAGGAAAAGATTGTGAATCTTGGTGATATGTGCATAGAGCTTGCACAGATGTATCacgagagaaacagaaaatatgCAGAAAAGGTTGTCTTTTTCCGGGATGGTGTTAGTGAAGGGCAATTCAACATGGTGCTCAATGAGGAGTTGGATGTGATCAAGGAGGCTTTTGCAAGTATTAGCTATAATCCATCTATAACGCTAATTGTTGCCCAGAAACGGCACCGCACACGACTTTTTCCTGCAGATCGTCGGGATGCGACAAAGCAAGGCAATGTGCCTCCAGGGACCATAGTTGATACAAAGATTGTTCATGTGAAGGAGTTTGATTTCTTTCTCTGCAGTCACTATGGACTGTTGGGGACAAGCAAGCCTACACATTACCACGTCTTGTTGGATGAAAATGTGTTCTCATCTGATGAATTGCAGACACTGGTGTACAATCTGTGCTTCACGTTTGCCAGGTGCACCAAGCCAGTATCTTTGGTACCACCAGTATATTATGCAGACCTGGTGGCATACAGAGGGCGCTTATACTATGATGGGTGGTTGGAAGCacattcttcctcctcctcatcatcatcatcttcacctTTTGGATTTGACCATGAAATGTTCCCCAAGCTACACCGCAACATAAAACATAACATGTTCTTTGGATGA